The sequence TGTCCGCACCCACGTTTTTGGCGACATGCGCCACACCTTCCGGAATGAACAACGAATCCCCCGCTTTCAGCGTCACCGGCGCCCTGCCCTCCAGTTGATATTCGAAAGTACCGCTGATCACATACGCGACCTCAACACCGGGATGCGCGTGTCTTGGCGAGGTCACGCCCGGTTCGAAATCGACGCGAGCCTGAATCACTTCACGCTCGGCAGCCCCGAGATCCTGACGAACCAGATCCGTGCGGCTCAAGCCTTGTTGCCAACTCTTGGCCGGTGCGTCAGCCGCATGGGTGATGCCGATCATTGAAGCGAGTATCGCGGCGCTGGCCAGTAACAGTGGACGATGCATGGTGTTGCCCTCTCGAACGTAGTGGTGTGGTGGCCTCTACTTTGAGCGGGTCATGTAGGGAGGATGTGTCGTAAACCCCGGGTTTATTGTTCACGTGTGTATCCACGGCAGATTGATACACGCTTATACAAAGGTCTCTCTGGCTAGCGGTTGCGCCAACAGCCATGCCCTGAAGGCGACGATTTTCTTCACCTGTGCCGTTTCACGGGGCGTCACCAGATAAAAACCCAATTGATCTTTCAAGCGCAGATCGAAGGGTACGACCAGACGCCCGGTCCGCAGATCGTCTTCGACATAGGTCGAGCGGCCAATGCATACGCCCTGCCCGTCAACCGCTGCCTGCACCGCCATCATCGCCAGATCGAAGGTCAACCGTGGTCCCTCGGCCAACTGCAGCGGTTGGCCCGCAGCGCTTAGCCAGGTACTCCAGTCAGTGGCCGTCACGCCGCTGACTTGCAGCATTGTGTGCCTGGCCAGATCTGCGGGCGTGCTCAGCGTCTTCGCCAATGCGGGGCTGCACACCGGAAAGATTTTATCGGACATCAAAAAGTCGGCCCGCAAGCCCTTCCAGTCACCACGCCCGTAACGAATCGCCGCATCGATAGCGCCCTTGCGAAAATCGACCAGCTCAGTGGACGCACTGATCCGCACATCGATATCGGCAAACGCCTGCTGAAAGGACGGCAGTCGCGGCAGCAACCACTTCGATGCCACGGACACCAGGGTGCTGATAGTCAGTACGCTTTTGTGGCGTCCTTCAAGCAATTGCTCAGTCGAATAGCGCAGCTCCTGAAACGCCGCACGAATGCCCGGCAAATAGGCCTGCCCTTCTTCGCTAAGCGCCAACCCCTCGGCGAGTCGCAGAAACAAATGAACACCCAGCTCCGCTTCGAGTCGACGAATCTGGTGGCTGACTGCCGTTTGCGTGACGTTGAGTTCTTCGGCAGCCTTGGTAAAGCTCATGTGCCGGGCAGCGGCTTCAAAGGCTCGCAATCCGTTGAGTGAGGGCAGTGAAACAGTCATGGAGTTGATGGTGCTCATGAGATTTTGTCATACGCTAGCACCGTAAATGACCTTTGCGAAAGCTGCGCGGGTAAAGGATTGTGGCGCCTCTCACATTGCCAGGAAGTGCCATGAAACTGTATTTCGCGCCGATGACCTGCTCGCTTTCCCCGCATATTGTGCTGCGGGAACTGGGTTTGCCCTTCGAACTGGTTCGCGTCAACAACCACAGCAAACGCACCGCCGACGGGCGTGACTTTCGAGAGATCAACCCGAAGGGCTATGTCGCCGCGTTGCTACTGGATAACGGTGAGGTACTGACGGAAGGCCCGGCGATCCTGCAGTTTCTGGTCGATCAGGTGCCCGGCAACACACTGGCGCCCGCGCTGGGCACCTGGGAGCGCACGCGTCTGCAGGAGCATCTGAACTTCATCAGCTCGGAGATTCATGGTGGTAGTGCACCGCTGTTCAATGCCGACATCGCGCAATCGGTGAAAGCGATCTTCCGGGACAGGCTGTTCAAGCGCCTGGACTACCTGAACCGGCAACTGGCGAATCAGGACTACCTCACCGGCACATTCGGCATCGCCGATGCCTATCTGTTTACCGTACTGACGTGGTTGCCAGTCTTCCACATCGACATCGCAACCTGGCCCGCCCTTGCCGCCTATAGTCGTCGCATCGCCGCCCGCCCCTGCGTAATTGCAGCGACGGCGGCGGAAGCAGCGACGCTGCCGGTCTGAACATCATCAGGGCATCGAGCGGGCCATCTCGTCCCTGAAGCTGTAAACTGCCGCGATCTTCACTCTCTCAAACAAGGGATCAGCATGGCCAACCAAGACATCATTTTCACTCCGGACCCGGACGCAGACTCGATCTCTTCGGACGTCACCACGTTCAACGGCATCATGGTCTCCACGCAGATCCCGACCCGCGCCGACGGCAGCCTGGAACTGGGCGATATCACCCTGCAAAGCGAATGCACCCTGCAAGCACTGAAGCTTGCGCTGGAACGTGCCGGCAGCTCGATGGATCGGGTGATGCACTTGACCATTTACCTGACCGACATGGCCGATCGCGCCGCATTCAATGAGGTTTACAAACGTTTCTTTGCCAAGCCGTGGCCGGTGCGTGCGGCAGTGGGTGTGGCCTCGCTGGCGGTTGAAGGAATGCGTGTGGAAGTGACTGCGATGGCGGCCAAGGCCTGACCTCACACCGCCAAACCCTGTGGGAGCGAGCCTGCTCGCGAAGGCTTCAGTTCAGGCGCCATTGATGCTGAATGTGATGGCCCCTTCGCGAGCAGGCTCGCTCCCACAGGGGGTTGTGCAGTGTCAGCTGCCATCGGGCAGCACAGGCGTGCCGGGCGCGCGTTTCACGGGTAGAATGCGCGCCTAACCGTGACAGCCTGACTAAAAAAACTATGTCCTTGCCCAAGCATCATCTGGAATTGCTCAGCCCTGCCCGCGATGTGGCCATCGCCCGTGAGGCGATCCTCCACGGCGCTGACGCCGTGTACATCGGCGGCCCAAGCTTCGGCGCGCGCCACAATGCCTGCAACGAAGTCGGCGAAATCGCCGAACTGGTGGAGTTCGCCCGCAAGTATCACGCGCGCATCTTCACCACCATCAACACCATCCTGCACGACAACGAACTGGAGCCGGCGCGCAAGCTGATCCATCAGTTGTACGACGCTGGTGTCGACGCGCTGATCGTTCAGGATCTGGGCGTGATGGAGCTGGACATTCCGCCGATCGAGCTGCACGCCTCGACCCAGACCGACATCCGCACCCTTGAGCGAGCGAAGTTCCTCGATCAGGCCGGTTTCTCGCAACTGGTATTGGCCCGTGAGCTGAACCTGCAGGAAATCCGCGCGATCGCTGACGAAACCGACGCCGCCATCGAGTTCTTCATCCACGGCGCGTTGTGCGTGGCCTTCTCCGGCCAGTGCAATATTTCCCACGCGCAGACCGGTCGCAGCGCCAACCGTGGCGACTGCTCGCAAGCCTGCCGCTTGCCGTACACCCTCAAAGATGAAAAGGGTGGCGTGATCGCCTACGAAAAACATCTGCTGTCGATGAAAGACAACAACCAGAGCGCCAACATCCGCGCGCTGGTTGAGGCTGGTGTGCGCTCGTTCAAGATCGAAGGTCGCTACAAGGACATGGGCTATGTGAAGAACATCACCGCCTATTACCGCCAGCGCCTCGACGACGTACTCGAAGACCGCCCGGACCTGGCCCGCGCTTCCAGCGGCCGCACCGCGCACTTCTTCCTGCCGGACCCGGAAAAGACTTTCCACCGTGGCAGCACCGATTACTTCGTCACCGATCGCAAGATCGACATCGGCGCTTTCGACTCGCCGACCTTCACCGGTCTGCCAGTGGGCACCGTCGAGAAAGTCGGCAAACGCGATATGCAAGTCGTCACCCAGGAGCCGCTGTCCAACGGCGACGGCTTGAACGTGCTGGTCAAACGCGAAGTGGTCGGTTTCCGCGCCAACATCGCTGAAGCCAAAGGCGAGTTCGAAGAAGACGGCGAGAAGCGCTACCGCTATCGCGTCGAGCCGAACGAAATGCCCGAAGGCCTGTACAAGTTGCGCCCGAATCATCCGTTGAATCGCAACCTCGATCACAACTGGCAACAGGCGCTGCAGAAGACTTCTTCCGAACGTCGCGTAGCCCTGAGCTGGTTCGCTCGTTTGCGTGAAGAACAACTGGAAGTGACCGCTACCAGCGAAGAAGGCATCAGTGCCAGCGTCACCCTGCCCGGTCCGTTCGGTGTGGCCAACAAGCCTGAGCAAGCGCTGGAACAGTTGCGCGATCTGCTCGGCCAGCTCGGCACCACGCAGTACCACGCCACCGACATCAAGCTGGATGCGCCTCAGGCGTTCTTCATCCCCAACTCGCAGCTCAAAGCCCTGCGCCGTGAAGTGATCGAGAACCTGACCACCGCCCGTGTCGCCGCTCATCCGCGTGGCGGCCGTAAGGCTGAAACCAGCCCGCCGCCGGTGTACCCGGATTCGCACCTGACCTTCCTCGCCAACGTCTACAACCAGAAGGCGCGCGACTTCTACCACCGTCACGGCGTCAAGCTGATCGACGCGGCGTACGAAGCACACGAAGAGCCGGGCGAAGTGCCGGTGATGATCACCAAGCACTGCCTGCGTTTCTCCTTCAACCTTTGCCCGAAACAGGCGAAAGGCGTGACCGGCGTGCGCACCAAAGTCGCGCCGATGCAGTTGATCCACGGCGATGAAGTGCTGACGCTGAAGTTCGATTGCAAGCCGTGCGAAATGCACATCATCGGCAAGATGAAAGGCCACATCCTCAACCTGCCGCAACCGGGCAGCGTGGTTGGTCACATCAGCCCTGAAGATCTGATGAAAACCATTCCGCGCGCACCGCACTGAGTGGACGGCGTGCGCGGTGCTTCGGCGCCGCGCATGCCTGCCCTGCTCCGCTGGGACAAATCGCAGACATAAAAAAACGCCAACTTCTTGCGAAGTTGGCGTTTTTTTCGAATATGGCAGGGGCGGCTGGATTCGAACCAACGCATGGCAGGATCAAAACCTGCTGCCTTACCGCTTGGCGACGCCCCTACTGCTCTTTCCAGCTACTTCGTTAGGTTCGCTGTGAGAACGGGGCGCAATTTACCAAGGTTTTTCCGCTTTGTGAAGCGCGGAATGAAATATTTTTTGTTTTAAAACAGCGACTTATTATTTTGGCCTGAATCAGGTCCAGGCTGAGTCGGTTTATCGCTGTGTATCACACTGTGTACGACCCCCACCGCGACACATCGACTTTCGATAAAGCCGTTCTTCGACACAGCCCAGATACGTCTCCGCGCTCAAATGCACTCAAGGTTTCAGGTGTTCATTCAGAACCCTTGGCCAAAGGCTCGCAAAGGAGACGTCACCATGAAGATGGCACTGCACACCCGCAAAACCGCGTTCGGTTTGTCGATTCTGGCTTTGTCGTTGTTCGCTTTTGGCAGCGCTCAGGCGCAAACCGCTGAGCCTGCGACCGCCAGCTATTCCGCGCCCTCGCCTTTCGGCCCGCTCAAGCATGTGAAGGCCGGCGTGCTCGACGTCGCCTACGCCGAAACCGGCCCGGCGAATGGCCCGGTGGTGATCCTGCTGCACGGCTGGCCCTACGACATTCACAGTTACGACGAAGTCGCGCCCTTGCTGGCGGCCAAGGGTTATCGGGTGTTGATGCCGTATGCGCGGGGTTATGGCGATACGCAGTTCCTTTCGAAAGACACCCTGCGCAATGGCCAACCGGCGGCGCTGGCCAGTGATGTGATCGACTTCATGGATGCGCTGAAGATCAAGCAAGCGGTGCTCGGCGGTTATGACTGGGGCGCACGTTCGGCAGGCATCGTTTCGGCGTTGTGGCCGGAACGGGTGAAAGCGCTGGTGTCGGTCAGCGGTTATTTGATCGGCAATCAGGCCGCCGGGCAAAACCCGCTGCCGCCCAAGGCTGAATTGCAGTGGTGGTATCAGTTCTACTTTGCGACTGACCGTGGCCGTGCCGGCTATGAGAAAAACACTCACGACTTCGCCAAGCTGATCTGGCAAACCGCTTCGCCGCAGTGGAAGTTTGATGACGCCACGTTCGACCGCAGCGCCAAGGCGCTGGAGAACCCAGATCACGTCGACATCACCGTGTTCAACTACCGCTGGCGGCTGGGCCTGGTGCAGGGTGAAGCGAAGTACGCCGCGCTGGAGCAGAAACTCGCCACCGCGCCGTCGATCAGCGTGCCAACCATTACCCTCGAAGGCGACGCCAACGGTGCGCCGCACCCGGCGCCGGAGGATTACGCCAAGCGCTTTACCGGCAAGTATCAGTTCCGTTTGATCAACGGCGGGATTGGCCACAACCTGCCGCAGGAAGATCCGCAGGCGTTTGCCAAGGCTGTGATTGATGCGGATCACCTGTAGAAACTAAAAAGTAGTCAGCCGCGAAGGCTGACTGCTTGATTATTTTAGGGTGGGATTAAAGCTTGAGAGATGGTCACGTTTTGCAAATGCTTTGCCTGAACGGACGTCATCGCGAGCAGGCTCACTCCTACAGGGGGAACGCATTTCAAATGTAGGAGTGAGCCTGCTCGCGATCACGCCCGACCAGACACCCTCAACCCCGACTAACGTGCGCAATCACTCGGTTGGCACAACCAGATCCAACGCCTTGTTCACCGCCAATTCCCCCAACATGACCACTTGCGCAATGCCCAGCAGGGTATGTCGATTTGCGCCCTCCAGCATCCCGGCAAAATTACCGAGCATGACCGAGGCGGACGCCAACGACCCGCAAGCATTGGTCAGCAACGCCTCGGTGTCGGCTTGCGGGTTGGCCATGAACAGAGCGTTGGGCGTATAGGGTTCGGCCATAATCGCGGCAGGCAGCAGGTAATGGTCAAGCGCACGCTCAGCCGCTTCGTGGAGCTTTCTTGAATTGGGCGATGCGTACGGGGACACCAAGTCAGTGACCGGTGGTTCGGGTGGTTGGGACATTAGCTGAAACTCCAGACAAGAACCGCTTCAGGTTCCTTGATAGAAGGCGTGAAGCGCCGCGATTGCGGACGCTTCCGTGCAAATGAGGGCGCGAGCGCCCTCACCCATCTGCATCGCGACTAGTGCGGCAAGCGCTGGTTATCCAGGACTCGACCGACCACCAACTCACTAAGCATGATCACCTGTTGCAGGATCAGCATCTTTTTGCGCTGTGAAGGGTCAATCGAATCGGCGAGTTCACGGGCCATGTCAGTGGCGGAGGACAAGGTTTCAGTGGCTTCGACGAGCAGGGTTTCGTTATCCACTGTGGGGTCGATGAGGTAGATCTTGCCGGTTTTGCGGGTGGGGATTGAAGTCTTCAGCGCGGAAGGATTGAGGTAGAAGTTGATCGCGCGGTCGGTGGCCTCTTTGATGTTTTGAGGTTCGAGCGCGGCGTCGTAGGGGATTGGATCGGTTTCTGGCGGGTTTGGCGTAATTTTGAACATAGATGACACTCGCTTAGCAAAAAATAAGGAGCCATCACTCACGCTACCAAACGAGGTGGTGACCATTGCGCAGGTTGGTAGACCGGTCTAAGCGAGTAAACCCCGGCGCTCCCGAAGGAGCCCCACGCATGGCCACCATAAAAAACCGAGCCCCGAAAAGAGACTGCATATAGCGGCGCATAACGCTTAGAAAACGGGCTACCAAACCCGATCACTGTTTTGCAGTGACAGGGAAACGATACAGCCCGCCTCAAGGCGCGTAAGCCGGCGGATTCTGGCGTACGCGTAGGCAACGGCGCAAGGTGTTGTAGCCGTTATGGCGTAACAGTGCGTGTAAGTTAAACGTGTGTGGGTGATGGTGTTTAAGAGCCCCTCACCCTAGCCCTCTCCCAGAGGGAGAGGGGACCGACCGTGGTGTTTGGGGGAGGTACGCCGACGTGGGATATTGAGGTGAATTCAGGTGGGTGACGGCTGGTGTTATTTGACCAGCCGTTTTTCTTTGGAGGGTCTGTAGCCGAAATACGAGCTGTAGCATTTGCTGAAATGGCTGGGGGAAACGAAGCCGCACGCTACGAGCACTTCCACTTGTGACAGCTCGGTGTGTTGCAGCAAACGCCTTGCTTCGGTGATGCGCAGTTCGAGGTAATAGCGCTGCGGCGTGGTGCCCAGTTGCTCCTTGAACAAGCGCTCCAACTGGCGACGTGAGCGCCCCGCGTACACGGCCAGTTGCTCCAGCTCCAGCGGTTCCTCCAGATTGGCATCCATCAGTTTCACCACTTCACGCAGCGGCGCACTGACGCAGAGGTTTTCATCCGGTTTGATCCGGCGGTAGCGCGATTCCTCAAAAGCCAGAATGTCTTCGATGCCTTCGACCAAGGCTTTGCCGTGCAGGCTTTTTATCCAGTCGAGTGCCATGTGAAAGGCCCCGGACGGACTCGAAGCCGTCAGCCGGTCGCGATCGATCACGTAAGGCTCACTGCTGACGTGGGTGGCTTTGGCGATCTCGGTCAGCGCCGGGCGGTGTTCCGGGTGGATCGCGCAGCGATAGCCGTCGAGCAGCCCGGCCCGGCCGAGAAACCACGAACCGTTCCACAACCCGGCCAGACCGATGCCCCGCTCCGCCGCAGCCTTGAGCAAATGAATGAATTCATCACTCGCGCGCAGTTCGGTGCGATACCCGCCACACACTACCAGCAGATCCAGTTGCTGAAGCGCGGCCGAATCCAGACGTGCATCGGGGCGGATCACCAGCCCCAGATCACTGATGACTTCGCCGTCACCCAAACCAAACGTACGCGAGGAAAACAAACCCGGACGCAGCAGATTGGTGGTGACAACGGTGTCCAGCGCCTGGGTAAAGGCCGGCAGTGAAAAGTGTTCGAGCAGCAGAAAACCGGTGCGGGTCAGGCGCGTGTCATCCGCGCCTTGCTCATTCAGATAGCGGAGGTTTTTCCCCTTCATGCCTCCGCTGAATTGGCGTCGTTCGATCAAGTTCGGGTCCATCGGTCATGTTGTTGTGCGCCGATAGTTGGCTCGAATGGCGTCAGAGTCAATCACCTGTCGTTGACCGCACCCCCAGCCGATCGATCAACGGGTCATGCTGCGCCATCACCTCGACAATCCAGTCGATGAACACTCGCAGTTTCAGGCTGACATGGCGGTTCGGTGGATACGCGATGTAGAGCGGCATCGACTTGAGTTTCCAGTCCTCGAACAGCGGCACCAGTTCGCCGCGCGCCTCGTGTTCGGCAGACATGTATTTGGGCAGCCACAGCACGCCCAGGCCCGCCAGACCTGCCGCGAGGTAGGCATTACCATCATCGACCGCGAGCACGTGACGGCCTTTGATTTGCAGGTTTTCACTGGCGTTGTGCAAGGCATACGGCACCGGTTTGCCGGTACGTGCCCAGAGGAAACCGACCACCCGATGATGGCTGCCTTCCAGCTCCCGTGGATGCGCAGGTGTGCCCGCGCGTGCCAGATATTGCGGTGCGGCGAATACACCCAACTGCAGATCGGCGACCTTGCGCGCCATCAGCGACAAGTCCATAAGCTCGCCACCGCGCACCACGCAATCGACATTCTCATCAATAATGTCGACGATGCGGTCGCTGACGCCCATGTCGATCTGGATATCCGGATAACGCGCGTGAAACTCAGGCAGGGCCGGCACCAGAATCAACCGTGCCAGCGGACTCGGTACGTCCACGCGTAGCCGCCCCTTGGGCAACGCCGCCGCGCCGGGCAGGCTGGTTTCGGCGTCGTCCATATCCGCTAGCAGCTTGATCACCCGCTCGTAATAAACCGCTCCATCGGCGGTGACGTTGACCTTGCGTGTGGTGCGGTTGAGCAGTTTGACCCGCAGCCGTGCCTCCAACTGTTGAACCAGTTGCGTCACGGTGGTTTTGCTCATGTGCAGGGTTTCGGCGGCTTTGGTGAAACTTCCGGCCTCGACCACCCGGGCGAACGCCTGCATTGCGTCAAATCGGTCCACGATTGAGCCTCTGATTGTTTGGGATTCACAAACAGTGAACGCCAAGCTTGCGCGTTTATCGCCCGTCTGCAAATACCTACAGTGGCTCCATCAACTCAAATGAAGGAGACACTTCCATGACTCAGCGCGATGTTGTTTTCCCACCCGCACGCCGCACCCTCTATGAGCGGCATCGATACTCGCCAGCCATTCGCTCCAACGGTTTTCTGTTTGTCTCGGGACAGGTCGGTAGTACCGAAGACGGCACGCCCGAGCCGGACCTGAAAAACCAGGTGCGTCAGGCTTTCACTAACCTTAATGCAATCCTTGAGGAGGCCGGTTCCAGCTTCGATGACGTGGTCGATGTCACCGTGTTTATCGTTGACCCCCAGTCGAAATTCGAGACGATCTGGGATGTGGTGCTGACCGAGTTCTGGGGCGAGGCGCCACATCCAACCGTGACCGCCGTCGGCGTGACCTGGCTGTATGGGTTTGATTTCGAGATCAAGGTGATTGCCAGACTGCCCGAATCCTGACAGGCATCAAACCTTTAGGAGCAGCGTGCCGCAGCTCCTGAAGGAACTGGGCGTAAAACCTCGTATAGCTCCAATGCTGGCCTTTGACGCCTCGAATGCGTATAACCTCGCCGTTTCGTCTACCCTGACTTTGCGCCCCGCGTTGATCCCGCAGCGGCGGCCTATCGCCTTTTGACGCTCACGAAACGGAGAATTCCATGCTCAAACGAACACTGGCACTGACCGCCGGCCTGGCCCTGTCCTTTTCTACTTTGATGGTGCAAGCCGCCGACGTTTTGCGAGTCAGCGCGATTCCCGACGAAGCACCGACCGAACTGCTGCGCAAATTCGAACCGCTGGGTGCCTATCTGGAGCAGCAACTGGGCATGAAGGTGCAGTTCGTGCCGGTGGCCGATTACCCGGCAGTGGTTGAAGCCTTGGCGACCGATCGCCTCGACATGGCCTGGCTCGGCGGTTTTACCTTTGTGCAGGCGCGTTTAAAGACTGATGCAACGACGCCAGTCATTCCGCTGGTTCAGCGCGAACAGGACGCGCAGTTCACGAGCAAATTCATCACTGCTGACCCGAACGTGAAAAGCCTGGCGGATCTGAAAGGCAAGACCTTCGCCTTCGGTTCGGTATCGTCCACTTCCGGCAGCCTGATGCCGCGTTACTTCATGCTGAAAAACGACAACATCAAGCCTGAAGCGTATTTCAGTCGCGTCGCCTACTCCGGCGCGCACGATGCCACCGTGGCCTGGGTGCAGGCCGGCAAGGTCGACGCCGGTGTACTGAACGCCAGCGTCTGGCAGAAACTGGTCGACGCCGGCAAGGTCGACACCACCAAGGTCAAAGTCTTCGCCACCACGCCGACCTACTTCGATTACAACTGGACCGTGCGCGGCACCCTCGATCCGGCTCTGGCGGCGAAGATCAAGAAAGCCTTCCTCAATCTGGACCCGGCCAACCCTGAGCAAAAGAAGATTCTTGATCTGCAAGCCGCCAGCCGTTTTATCGACACCAAGCCTGAGAACTACAAGGGCATCGAGGAAGCCGCCCGCGCTGCCGAACTGCTGAAATGACCCTGAGCCTCAACCAGGGCAGCCTGCGCCACGCCAATGGAGTCGACGCCCTGCGCGGTGTCGACTTGCAGATTGGCGTTGGTGAACAGGTCGCCATCATAGGCCCGTCCGGGGCTGGCAAATCGAGTTTGCTCAACCTGCTGGCCACCGCGTTGCGGCCCAGCAGCGGTGAAGTTGAAGTGTTGGGTGAACGCGCCTGGCACTTGTCCGCCCGCCAGCGTCAACGCCTGCGTGCGCGAATCGGTCTGGTGCATCAGGCACCGCCGTTGCCGCCGCGTCAGCGCGTGGTCACGGCGGTGCTGGCCGGTAAGCTCGGCCAATGGAGTCTGGGTAAAAGTCTTCTGAACCTGTTGCATCCACTGGATGTGGCGGGTGCGCGCGCGGCGTTGGCGCGGCTGGATCTGGGTGACAAGTTGTTCGCGCATTGTCAGCAACTGTCTGGCGGCCAGTTGCAACGCGTCGGGATTGCCCGGGTGTTGTATCAGGCGCCGGAGATTCTGCTGGCTGATGAACCGGTGTCAGCGATGGACCCGGTGATGGCCGGGCATACCCTGTCGATCCTCTCGCGCCACGCTCGCGAGCACAACGTGACACTGGTGGCCAGCCTGCATGCGGTGGATCTGGCGTTGTCGCACTTCCCTCGGATCATCGGTTTGCGCGACGGGCAGATTCTGTTCGACAGCCCTTCCGGACAAGTCAGCCATGAAATGCTCGATGCGCTGTACGCCAACGAAAAACTGCAATCGCCGACGGCTGCGGTGACGCCTTTGACTGTGCAGATCCCCCGATGCTGAAAGCCGATTCACGGGATCCGGCGGCGTGGCCGCGATTGATGCTGACGTTGCTGGCGATAGCCTTGCTGTGGCCGGGCGTTCAGCTCAGCGAGCTGAATTTGGGTGTATTGCTGCCCGACAGCCAGAATGAAATGGGCCGTTTTGTCGCGCAATTCTGGCCACCTGCACACGACCAAGCGTTTCTCCAATTACTGCTCAAAGCCACTCTGCAAACCTTGGCCATCGCCACCGCCGGCATGGCTTTGGCGCTGTTGCTGGCGGTACCGGCGGGCCTGATTGCCAGTCGCGCGCTGTCGCTGTCCGCCGCCTCGCGCGGTGGCGTGCCGAGCCGACTGGGGCGTCTGCTGCGCTGGCCGGTTCGCGGTTTGCTGATCTTTTTGCGCAGCGTGCCGGAAATTGTCTGGGCGCTGTTGTTTGTGCGCGCTGTTGGAATTGGTCCGGCGGCAGGTGTGTTGGCGATCGCCATCACGTACAGCGGCATGCTGGGCAAGGTTTACGCGGAGATTTTCGAATCCACTGATCAGCGCCCGGCACACGCGTTGTTGCAGGCCGGCAGCGGCCGGTTGGCGGCGTTTGCTTACGGCACGTTGCCCAATGTTGCGTCGGAACTGCTGTCGTATACGGTCTATCGCTGGGAATGCGCGATCCGCGCATCCGTGGTGATGGGGTTTGTTGGCGCCGGAGGCTTGGGTCAGCAGATCGACCTGTCGATCCGCATGTTCGCCGGCGGTGAAGTCGCCAGTATTCTGCTGTGCTTCCTGAT comes from Pseudomonas sp. RU47 and encodes:
- a CDS encoding PhnE/PtxC family ABC transporter permease produces the protein MLKADSRDPAAWPRLMLTLLAIALLWPGVQLSELNLGVLLPDSQNEMGRFVAQFWPPAHDQAFLQLLLKATLQTLAIATAGMALALLLAVPAGLIASRALSLSAASRGGVPSRLGRLLRWPVRGLLIFLRSVPEIVWALLFVRAVGIGPAAGVLAIAITYSGMLGKVYAEIFESTDQRPAHALLQAGSGRLAAFAYGTLPNVASELLSYTVYRWECAIRASVVMGFVGAGGLGQQIDLSIRMFAGGEVASILLCFLILVLAADQLSRLLRWRLT
- a CDS encoding putative selenate ABC transporter substrate-binding protein; this encodes MLKRTLALTAGLALSFSTLMVQAADVLRVSAIPDEAPTELLRKFEPLGAYLEQQLGMKVQFVPVADYPAVVEALATDRLDMAWLGGFTFVQARLKTDATTPVIPLVQREQDAQFTSKFITADPNVKSLADLKGKTFAFGSVSSTSGSLMPRYFMLKNDNIKPEAYFSRVAYSGAHDATVAWVQAGKVDAGVLNASVWQKLVDAGKVDTTKVKVFATTPTYFDYNWTVRGTLDPALAAKIKKAFLNLDPANPEQKKILDLQAASRFIDTKPENYKGIEEAARAAELLK
- a CDS encoding LysR family transcriptional regulator codes for the protein MDRFDAMQAFARVVEAGSFTKAAETLHMSKTTVTQLVQQLEARLRVKLLNRTTRKVNVTADGAVYYERVIKLLADMDDAETSLPGAAALPKGRLRVDVPSPLARLILVPALPEFHARYPDIQIDMGVSDRIVDIIDENVDCVVRGGELMDLSLMARKVADLQLGVFAAPQYLARAGTPAHPRELEGSHHRVVGFLWARTGKPVPYALHNASENLQIKGRHVLAVDDGNAYLAAGLAGLGVLWLPKYMSAEHEARGELVPLFEDWKLKSMPLYIAYPPNRHVSLKLRVFIDWIVEVMAQHDPLIDRLGVRSTTGD
- a CDS encoding phosphonate ABC transporter ATP-binding protein, whose protein sequence is MTLSLNQGSLRHANGVDALRGVDLQIGVGEQVAIIGPSGAGKSSLLNLLATALRPSSGEVEVLGERAWHLSARQRQRLRARIGLVHQAPPLPPRQRVVTAVLAGKLGQWSLGKSLLNLLHPLDVAGARAALARLDLGDKLFAHCQQLSGGQLQRVGIARVLYQAPEILLADEPVSAMDPVMAGHTLSILSRHAREHNVTLVASLHAVDLALSHFPRIIGLRDGQILFDSPSGQVSHEMLDALYANEKLQSPTAAVTPLTVQIPRC
- a CDS encoding RidA family protein; its protein translation is MTQRDVVFPPARRTLYERHRYSPAIRSNGFLFVSGQVGSTEDGTPEPDLKNQVRQAFTNLNAILEEAGSSFDDVVDVTVFIVDPQSKFETIWDVVLTEFWGEAPHPTVTAVGVTWLYGFDFEIKVIARLPES